One Glycine soja cultivar W05 chromosome 2, ASM419377v2, whole genome shotgun sequence genomic region harbors:
- the LOC114377194 gene encoding uncharacterized protein LOC114377194 isoform X2 translates to MDSVVNAAVEEICAGIEDGLTLAALWAKLEDSPSLSSSNLCLNSTVKRAIWTNLLRIPTLRFEPQPSSSELEDAEKLNTKIFAHQSLTDNFVGLYDSQSLQDAQMRVLRLLANARANGVTQTQLAKQLHIDPNNFHYVLRSLECQGLIVKRSAIEKKKQISSHGESKNYPCVATHLVYLHRYAKQLASHQRFEFEITKFNSPDDDDEDADGTTLQTDVHLKDYKPQMKAICEKLAEANGKVLLVSDIKKDLGYCGSRPKQRAWRQISQRLKAHGIVEQFDAKVNGKIEACLRLLDPITTESGNEDKKLNSGKICQVIDQLVELPMEHQIYDIIDAAGSCGITLKEICERLGIELKKSHIRLVNLCYRFGMKVQEEQCLKSKAIRVWTSKNFNPEPEVELICKLDENKTLNDVPDSSKIISEFETSTTSGKLADPAKLEDRGVGAELSCVSPRNTESNFVGTSADLQDLVLDRRSTVSHCKSVSSSAEADNAPSGAFPSDMLKPFSTGSNQRYASLSLSVDNTRRANRILERLKDERFILKSEINRCLICFEKDKSTKVDRKTIDRILTKLQEQEQVKCITVHSPVISEYSRTKDCVVVVHPSMSLTPELFDEIQDRIRSFNCYIRSKSASHQKNDELLPVMEDIQKNQSVIVPDGQASKAEAMRANGFVLAKMIRAKLLHSFIWDCLHRSTSHINVLSSKKCVFEVTDAPHSSSKLFFLEATIKEMPVELFLKVVGSTKNYEEMIEKCKMDLRLSDLPPEEYKCLMDAQATGRLSLVIDILRRLKLIRIVTDLQSRDGVKTPQTHTMELRPYIEEPISNDAASLNFISLDLRPRVRHDFILSNRGAVDEYWRTLENCYATADRKAASYAFPGSVVHELFRFRSWASTRLMTAEQRAELLKHVTKDNLSENISYRDCEKIAKDLNLTTEQVLSMYKSHRRFVYQFKDEKIEDNSPECKGNSSRRRKKKSTELRPAKHARIDDAVTDVVDMHIEGSQNLDVHSGECATHMQEFEESMPQDCIPLISQRVLTKMKPTRLRRFIWSDKTDRQLVIQYVKHRAVLGAKYHRIDWASISDLPASPIACMRRMNLLNSNMRFRKAVNKLCSMLSERYAKQLEKSQYSSLNNDRKQFVRSQSCEGILNNSSPDAEIQITSLNKEAWDDFENKNIKMVLDEILRCKMMAKLGASSQKGQLQYDGWSDANANADGFESQENEEITSAIPCDNIQSHGKPHTFSAQRSRRRRLDKNFTRFLNNMVNVYGQVNESLAISNVVELFKLVFLSTSTDPQAPKLLDDILRRYSQHDLFAAFNYLKEKKVMVGGTGNERFELSQQFLQSVSKSPFPFNTGKQAVKFSAWLEERGKDLTEVGANLAEDLQCGDIFHLFALVSSGELSISPFLPDNGVGEAEDLRSAKRKSDTTESSYSDKAKKSKSFFGVEGEIISRREKGFPGIIISAHRTTISRADILNLFKDNDNYGQPFEGDFQLNIGQSSNYSLPDHILEITKSSDPVPLEENRSESPWEAMAGYARHLLSEYSNKKHAYAICAEVFRVVYAAIQKAGDQGLSMGEISQVINLPGAEIDVLIVDALQAFGQALKVNAYDTVRVVDVLYRHKYFLTPMSDFHLHVVQPSSTKTIEKSDHTCELYESEERDTTSVDTSRERNTAIDSVHTLTILNLPHGDVDPENQACDRNEGCKQNRLGLSRVNHKKETLEFSSGESCVPILPWVNGDGTINNIVYRGLRRRVLGIVMQNPGILENCRTLLELMVLDKHLIVKKMHQNMLDGGPSLLPELIGSKSSQPKLICREHFFANPMSTSLL, encoded by the exons atggACTCGGTTGTGAATGCTGCGGTGGAAGAGATATGTGCTGGGATTGAAGATGGACTAACTCTCGCAGCCCTGTGGGCCAAGCTTGAAGACTCACCCTCTCTTTCATCCTCCAATCTCTGTCTCAATTCCACTGTCAAAAGAGCCATATGGACAAACCTGCTTCGCATTCCCACTCTCCGGTTTGAACCACAACCCTCTTCTTCGGAACTGGAGGATGCCGAGAAGCTCAATACAAAGATCTTTGCTCACCAGAGCCTCACGGATAACTTTGTCGGTCTCTACGACTCGCAATCTCTCCAAGATGCCCAAATGCGTGTCCTTCGCCTTCTTGCTAATGCTAGAGCGAATGGTGTCACGCAAACTCAGCTTGCCAAACAGTTGCACATTGATCCCAATAACTTCCATTATGTGTTGAGGAGTCTTGAGTGTCAAGGCTTGATTGTCAAGCGCTCGGCAattgagaaaaagaaacaaatctcCAGTCATGGTGAATCCAAAAATTATCCGTGTGTAGCTACCCATTTAGTATACTTGCATCGCTATGCGAAGCAACTTGCCTCTCATCAAAGGTTTGAGTTTGAAATTACCAAATTCAACTCCCCTGATGATGACGATGAGGATGCAGATGGAACCACCCTTCAAACAGATGTTCATCTTAAGGATTATAAACCTCAGATGAAAGCTATTTGTGAAAAACTTGCAGAAGCCAATGGCAAG GTTCTTCTTGTGTCAGATATTAAGAAGGATCTTGGTTACTGTGGATCGCGTCCAAAACAAAGGGCTTGGCGACAA ATTTCTCAAAGGTTGAAAGCACATGGCATTGTGGAACAGTTTGACGCTAAGGTGAATGGCAAG ATTGAGGCTTGCCTGCGCCTTCTTGACCCAATAACTACAGAATCTGGAAATGAAGATAAAAAGTTGAACTCCGGGAAAATCTGTCAAGTTATTGATCAGCTTGTGGAGCTTCCCATGGAGCatcaaatttatgatattattgatGCTGCAGGATCTTGTGGCATTACTTTGAAGGAG ATATGTGAAAGGCTTGGGATTGAACTGAAAAAGAGTCACATTCGACTTGTAAATTTGTGCTATAGATTTGGAATGAAAGTGCAGGAAGAACAATGCCTAAAATCTAAGGCAATTCGAGTTTGGACTTCTAAAAATTTCAACCCTGAACCAGAAGTTGAACTTATTTGCAAGCttgatgaaaacaaaactttaaaCGATGTGCCTGACAGTTCAAAAATAATATCTGAATTTGAGACTTCAACTACCAGTGGAAAACTTGCTGACCCTGCAAAATTGGAAGATAGAGGAGTTGGTGCAGAACTATCTTGTGTATCTCCAAGAAATACTGAGTCAAACTTTGTAGGAACGTCAGCAGACTTGCAAGATTTGGTCCTTGACCGAAGAAGTACAGTTTCTCACTGCAAATCAGTCAGTTCATCAGCGGAGGCAGACAATGCACCATCAGGAGCATTTCCATCTGACATGTTGAAACCATTCTCTACTGgatcaaatcaaagatatgCAAGTCTATCTTTAAGTGTGGATAACACTAGAAGGGCAAATAGGATACTAGAAAGACTAAAG GATGAAAGGTTCATTTTGAAATCTGAGATAAATAGGTGTCTTATTTGCTTTGAGAAGGATAAGTCTACAAAAGTGGACCGCAAGACTATTGACCGAATATTAACTAAACTTCAAGAACAAGAGCAGGTCAAATGTATAACAGTACATTCACCTGTTATTTCTGAATATTCCAGGACAAAAGATTGTGTGGTAGTTGTACATCCATCCATGAGTCTAACTCCTGAGTTATTTGATGAAATTCAAGATAGAATACGATCATTTAATTGTTATATTCGCAGCAAAAGTGCTTCACAtcagaaaaatgatgaattGCTACCTGTAATGGAGGATATTCAGAAAAATCAAAGCGTTATAGTTCCAGATGGGCAGGCTAGTAAAGCAGAAGCCATGCGTGCTAATGGATTTGTATTAGCAAAAATGATTCGTGCAAAGCTGCTGCACAGTTTTATTTGGGATTGTCTGCATAGGTCAACAAGCCATATTAATGTTTTATCATCTAAAAAATGTGTCTTCGAGGTAACTGATGCTCCTCATAGTAGCAGCAAACTATTTTTTCTAGAAGCAACTATTAAAGAAATGCCAGTTGAACTATTCTTAAAAGTTGTCGGGTCCACTAAAAATTATGAAGAAATGATTGAAAAGTGCAAGATGGATTTACGTCTCTCTGATCTTCCTCCGGAGGAGTACAAGTGTTTAATGGATGCTCAAGCAACAGGAAGATTGTCATTAGTTATTGACATTTTACGCCGATTAAAG TTGATACGAATTGTAACTGATTTGCAATCTAGAGATGGAGTCAAAACCCCTCAAACTCACACGATGGAGCTTCGGCCTTACATCGAGGAACCCATTTCAAATGATGCAgcatctttaaattttatatctctTGATCTTCGACCAAGAGTCAGGCATGATTTTATTCTATCTAATAGAGGTGCAGTTGATGAATATTGGCGAACATTGGAGAATTGCTATGCTACTGCTGATCGAAAAGCTGCTTCATATGCATTTCCTGGATCTGTGGTCCATGAG CTTTTCCGCTTCCGTTCATGGGCATCTACTCGTCTTATGACAGCTGAACAACGTGCTGAACTTTTAAAGCATGTAACCAAGGATAATCTTAGTGAAAATATTTCATATAGGGACTGTGAGAAGATTGCAAAAGATCTGAATCTTACCACAGAGCAG GTACTTAGCATGTATAAGAGTCATCGCCGTTTTGTTTATCAGTTCAAAGATGAAAAGATAGAGGATAATTCACCTGAATGCAAGGGTAATTCATCTCGtcgtaggaaaaaaaaatccactgaGCTCAGGCCTGCAAAGCATGCCAGAATTGATGATGCAGTAACTGATGTTGTGGACATGCACATAGAAGGATCACAAAATTTGGATGTGCATTCGGGAGAGTGTGCCACACATATGCAAGAATTTGAGGAGAGTATGCCTCAAGACTGTATCCCCCTTATTAGCCAGCGTGTCTTAACCAAAATGAAGCCAACACGCCTAAGGAGATTCATTTGGTCAGACAAAACTGATAG GCAGTTGGTGATCCAATATGTTAAACACCGTGCTGTTCTTGGTGCCAAATATCATCGCATAGATTGGGCATCCATTTCTGATCTTCCAGCTTCTCCAATCGCTTGTATGAGAAGAATGAATTTGTTGAATAGTAACATGAGATTTAGGAAAGCCGTGAATAAACTCTGTAGCATGCTCAGTGAACGATATGCAAAGCAACTGGAAAAGTCCCAGTACTCGTCATTAAACAATGATCGCAAACAGTTTGTGCGATCCCAGTCCTGTGAAGGTATCCTCAATAACTCTAGTCCTGATgctgaaattcaaattacaagTCTAAACAAAGAAGCTTGGGATGACTTTGAGAACAAAAATATCAAGATGGTCCTTGATGAGATTCTTCGCTGCAAGATGATGGCTAAGCTGGGTGCCTCCTCCCAAAAAGGTCAATTGCAATATGATGGGTGGTCAGATGCAAATGCGAATGCTGATGGATTT GAATctcaagaaaatgaagaaattacatCAGCTATTCCTTGTGATAATATTCAGAGTCATGGGAAGCCCCATACATTTTCTGCCCAAAGATCACGGCGGCGGCGGCTTGATAAAAATTTTACTAGGTTTCTGAATAATATGGTTAATGTTTATGGACAAGTAAATGAATCATTGGCTATTTCAAATGTTGTAGAGCTatttaaacttgtttttttaagcacCTCAACAGATCCTCAGGCACCCAAATTACTAGATGACATTCTTCGGCGATACTCACAGCATGATCTATTTGCTGCTTTTAACTAtcttaaagagaaaaaagttatg GTTGGGGGCACTGGCAATGAACGTTTTGAACTATCACAACAGTTCTTGCAgagtgtttccaagtcaccatTTCCATttaatactggaaagcaagctGTTAAATTTTCTGCATGGCTGGAGGAAAGAGGCAAAGACCTCACAGAAGTGGGCGCTAATCTTGCTGAAGATCTACAATGTGGGgacatttttcatttgtttgctTTAGTCTCATCGGGTGAACTTTCAATTTCTCCATTCCTACCAGATAATGGTGTTGGAGAGGCTGAAGACTTGAGAAGTGCAAAGCGTAAATCTGATACTACCGAGTCTTCATATAGTGATAAAGCCAAAAAGTCAAAATCCTTCTTTGGAGTAGAAGGTGAAATTATTTCTCGTCGGGAAAAAGGATTTCCTGGTATCATCATTTCTGCACACCGAACAACAATTTCAAGAgctgatattttaaatttgttcaaGGATAATGATAACTATGGCCAACCTTTTGAGGGAGATTTCCAATTAAACATTGGCCAAAGCAGTAATTATTCACTTCCTGACCATATCTTGGAAATCACTAAATCTTCTGACCCTGTACCTCTGGAAGAAAATCGTAGTGAATCACCCTGGGAAGCTATGGCAGGCTATGCACGACATTTGTTGTCAGAATATTCCAATAAAAAACATGCATATGCCATTTGTGCTGAGGTCTTCAGGGTTGTTTATGCTGCCATCCAAAAGGCTGGTGACCAAGGATTAAGCATGGGAGAAATTTCCCAGGTTATAAACTTGCCAG GAGCAGAGATAGATGTCTTGATTGTTGATGCTCTTCAAGCATTTGGGCAAGCCTTAAAG GTCAATGCTTATGATACTGTCCGTGTTGTTGATGTCTTATACCGTCACAAGTACTTTTTGACACCTATGTCTGATTTTCATCTTCATGTTGTACAACCTTCCTCAACAAAAACCATCGAGAAAAGTGATCATACATGTGAGCTTTATGAATCGGAGGAAAGGGATACTACTTCTGTTGATACTTCGAGAGAAAGAAACACCGCTATTGATAGCGTGCACACATTGACAATTCTCAATCTTCCACATGGGGATGTGGATCCTGAAAATCAAGCTTGTGATAGGAATGAAGGCTGTAAGCAAAACAGACTTGGTTTATCCAGAGTCAATCATAAGAAAGAAACTCTCGAATTTTCTTCTGGTGAATCATGTGTGCCAATATTGCCATGGGTCAATGGAGATGGGACCATCAACAACATTGTTTACAGGGGACTCAGACGTCGTGTTCTTGGAATAGTGATGCAAAACCCTGGGATATTGGAG AACTGTAGAACTCTCTTGGAATTGATGGTTCTGGATAAACACCTAATTGTGAAGAAGATGCATCAAAATATGTTAGATGGGGGACCCTCCTTACTTCCGGAACTTATCGGAAGCAAATCCAGTCAACCGAAGTTGATATGCCGAGAGCATTTCTTCGCCAATCCCATGAGTACTTCCTTGTTGTAG
- the LOC114377194 gene encoding uncharacterized protein LOC114377194 isoform X1, giving the protein MDSVVNAAVEEICAGIEDGLTLAALWAKLEDSPSLSSSNLCLNSTVKRAIWTNLLRIPTLRFEPQPSSSELEDAEKLNTKIFAHQSLTDNFVGLYDSQSLQDAQMRVLRLLANARANGVTQTQLAKQLHIDPNNFHYVLRSLECQGLIVKRSAIEKKKQISSHGESKNYPCVATHLVYLHRYAKQLASHQRFEFEITKFNSPDDDDEDADGTTLQTDVHLKDYKPQMKAICEKLAEANGKVLLVSDIKKDLGYCGSRPKQRAWRQISQRLKAHGIVEQFDAKVNGKIEACLRLLDPITTESGNEDKKLNSGKICQVIDQLVELPMEHQIYDIIDAAGSCGITLKEICERLGIELKKSHIRLVNLCYRFGMKVQEEQCLKSKAIRVWTSKNFNPEPEVELICKLDENKTLNDVPDSSKIISEFETSTTSGKLADPAKLEDRGVGAELSCVSPRNTESNFVGTSADLQDLVLDRRSTVSHCKSVSSSAEADNAPSGAFPSDMLKPFSTGSNQRYASLSLSVDNTRRANRILERLKDERFILKSEINRCLICFEKDKSTKVDRKTIDRILTKLQEQEQVKCITVHSPVISEYSRTKDCVVVVHPSMSLTPELFDEIQDRIRSFNCYIRSKSASHQKNDELLPVMEDIQKNQSVIVPDGQASKAEAMRANGFVLAKMIRAKLLHSFIWDCLHRSTSHINVLSSKKCVFEVTDAPHSSSKLFFLEATIKEMPVELFLKVVGSTKNYEEMIEKCKMDLRLSDLPPEEYKCLMDAQATGRLSLVIDILRRLKLIRIVTDLQSRDGVKTPQTHTMELRPYIEEPISNDAASLNFISLDLRPRVRHDFILSNRGAVDEYWRTLENCYATADRKAASYAFPGSVVHELFRFRSWASTRLMTAEQRAELLKHVTKDNLSENISYRDCEKIAKDLNLTTEQVLSMYKSHRRFVYQFKDEKIEDNSPECKGNSSRRRKKKSTELRPAKHARIDDAVTDVVDMHIEGSQNLDVHSGECATHMQEFEESMPQDCIPLISQRVLTKMKPTRLRRFIWSDKTDRQLVIQYVKHRAVLGAKYHRIDWASISDLPASPIACMRRMNLLNSNMRFRKAVNKLCSMLSERYAKQLEKSQYSSLNNDRKQFVRSQSCEGILNNSSPDAEIQITSLNKEAWDDFENKNIKMVLDEILRCKMMAKLGASSQKGQLQYDGWSDANANADGFESQENEEITSAIPCDNIQSHGKPHTFSAQRSRRRRLDKNFTRFLNNMVNVYGQVNESLAISNVVELFKLVFLSTSTDPQAPKLLDDILRRYSQHDLFAAFNYLKEKKVMVGGTGNERFELSQQFLQSVSKSPFPFNTGKQAVKFSAWLEERGKDLTEVGANLAEDLQCGDIFHLFALVSSGELSISPFLPDNGVGEAEDLRSAKRKSDTTESSYSDKAKKSKSFFGVEGEIISRREKGFPGIIISAHRTTISRADILNLFKDNDNYGQPFEGDFQLNIGQSSNYSLPDHILEITKSSDPVPLEENRSESPWEAMAGYARHLLSEYSNKKHAYAICAEVFRVVYAAIQKAGDQGLSMGEISQVINLPGAEIDVLIVDALQAFGQALKVNAYDTVRVVDVLYRHKYFLTPMSDFHLHVVQPSSTKTIEKSDHTCELYESEERDTTSVDTSRERNTAIDSVHTLTILNLPHGDVDPENQACDRNEGCKQNRLGLSRVNHKKETLEFSSGESCVPILPWVNGDGTINNIVYRGLRRRVLGIVMQNPGILEDDILHHMHVLNPQNCRTLLELMVLDKHLIVKKMHQNMLDGGPSLLPELIGSKSSQPKLICREHFFANPMSTSLL; this is encoded by the exons atggACTCGGTTGTGAATGCTGCGGTGGAAGAGATATGTGCTGGGATTGAAGATGGACTAACTCTCGCAGCCCTGTGGGCCAAGCTTGAAGACTCACCCTCTCTTTCATCCTCCAATCTCTGTCTCAATTCCACTGTCAAAAGAGCCATATGGACAAACCTGCTTCGCATTCCCACTCTCCGGTTTGAACCACAACCCTCTTCTTCGGAACTGGAGGATGCCGAGAAGCTCAATACAAAGATCTTTGCTCACCAGAGCCTCACGGATAACTTTGTCGGTCTCTACGACTCGCAATCTCTCCAAGATGCCCAAATGCGTGTCCTTCGCCTTCTTGCTAATGCTAGAGCGAATGGTGTCACGCAAACTCAGCTTGCCAAACAGTTGCACATTGATCCCAATAACTTCCATTATGTGTTGAGGAGTCTTGAGTGTCAAGGCTTGATTGTCAAGCGCTCGGCAattgagaaaaagaaacaaatctcCAGTCATGGTGAATCCAAAAATTATCCGTGTGTAGCTACCCATTTAGTATACTTGCATCGCTATGCGAAGCAACTTGCCTCTCATCAAAGGTTTGAGTTTGAAATTACCAAATTCAACTCCCCTGATGATGACGATGAGGATGCAGATGGAACCACCCTTCAAACAGATGTTCATCTTAAGGATTATAAACCTCAGATGAAAGCTATTTGTGAAAAACTTGCAGAAGCCAATGGCAAG GTTCTTCTTGTGTCAGATATTAAGAAGGATCTTGGTTACTGTGGATCGCGTCCAAAACAAAGGGCTTGGCGACAA ATTTCTCAAAGGTTGAAAGCACATGGCATTGTGGAACAGTTTGACGCTAAGGTGAATGGCAAG ATTGAGGCTTGCCTGCGCCTTCTTGACCCAATAACTACAGAATCTGGAAATGAAGATAAAAAGTTGAACTCCGGGAAAATCTGTCAAGTTATTGATCAGCTTGTGGAGCTTCCCATGGAGCatcaaatttatgatattattgatGCTGCAGGATCTTGTGGCATTACTTTGAAGGAG ATATGTGAAAGGCTTGGGATTGAACTGAAAAAGAGTCACATTCGACTTGTAAATTTGTGCTATAGATTTGGAATGAAAGTGCAGGAAGAACAATGCCTAAAATCTAAGGCAATTCGAGTTTGGACTTCTAAAAATTTCAACCCTGAACCAGAAGTTGAACTTATTTGCAAGCttgatgaaaacaaaactttaaaCGATGTGCCTGACAGTTCAAAAATAATATCTGAATTTGAGACTTCAACTACCAGTGGAAAACTTGCTGACCCTGCAAAATTGGAAGATAGAGGAGTTGGTGCAGAACTATCTTGTGTATCTCCAAGAAATACTGAGTCAAACTTTGTAGGAACGTCAGCAGACTTGCAAGATTTGGTCCTTGACCGAAGAAGTACAGTTTCTCACTGCAAATCAGTCAGTTCATCAGCGGAGGCAGACAATGCACCATCAGGAGCATTTCCATCTGACATGTTGAAACCATTCTCTACTGgatcaaatcaaagatatgCAAGTCTATCTTTAAGTGTGGATAACACTAGAAGGGCAAATAGGATACTAGAAAGACTAAAG GATGAAAGGTTCATTTTGAAATCTGAGATAAATAGGTGTCTTATTTGCTTTGAGAAGGATAAGTCTACAAAAGTGGACCGCAAGACTATTGACCGAATATTAACTAAACTTCAAGAACAAGAGCAGGTCAAATGTATAACAGTACATTCACCTGTTATTTCTGAATATTCCAGGACAAAAGATTGTGTGGTAGTTGTACATCCATCCATGAGTCTAACTCCTGAGTTATTTGATGAAATTCAAGATAGAATACGATCATTTAATTGTTATATTCGCAGCAAAAGTGCTTCACAtcagaaaaatgatgaattGCTACCTGTAATGGAGGATATTCAGAAAAATCAAAGCGTTATAGTTCCAGATGGGCAGGCTAGTAAAGCAGAAGCCATGCGTGCTAATGGATTTGTATTAGCAAAAATGATTCGTGCAAAGCTGCTGCACAGTTTTATTTGGGATTGTCTGCATAGGTCAACAAGCCATATTAATGTTTTATCATCTAAAAAATGTGTCTTCGAGGTAACTGATGCTCCTCATAGTAGCAGCAAACTATTTTTTCTAGAAGCAACTATTAAAGAAATGCCAGTTGAACTATTCTTAAAAGTTGTCGGGTCCACTAAAAATTATGAAGAAATGATTGAAAAGTGCAAGATGGATTTACGTCTCTCTGATCTTCCTCCGGAGGAGTACAAGTGTTTAATGGATGCTCAAGCAACAGGAAGATTGTCATTAGTTATTGACATTTTACGCCGATTAAAG TTGATACGAATTGTAACTGATTTGCAATCTAGAGATGGAGTCAAAACCCCTCAAACTCACACGATGGAGCTTCGGCCTTACATCGAGGAACCCATTTCAAATGATGCAgcatctttaaattttatatctctTGATCTTCGACCAAGAGTCAGGCATGATTTTATTCTATCTAATAGAGGTGCAGTTGATGAATATTGGCGAACATTGGAGAATTGCTATGCTACTGCTGATCGAAAAGCTGCTTCATATGCATTTCCTGGATCTGTGGTCCATGAG CTTTTCCGCTTCCGTTCATGGGCATCTACTCGTCTTATGACAGCTGAACAACGTGCTGAACTTTTAAAGCATGTAACCAAGGATAATCTTAGTGAAAATATTTCATATAGGGACTGTGAGAAGATTGCAAAAGATCTGAATCTTACCACAGAGCAG GTACTTAGCATGTATAAGAGTCATCGCCGTTTTGTTTATCAGTTCAAAGATGAAAAGATAGAGGATAATTCACCTGAATGCAAGGGTAATTCATCTCGtcgtaggaaaaaaaaatccactgaGCTCAGGCCTGCAAAGCATGCCAGAATTGATGATGCAGTAACTGATGTTGTGGACATGCACATAGAAGGATCACAAAATTTGGATGTGCATTCGGGAGAGTGTGCCACACATATGCAAGAATTTGAGGAGAGTATGCCTCAAGACTGTATCCCCCTTATTAGCCAGCGTGTCTTAACCAAAATGAAGCCAACACGCCTAAGGAGATTCATTTGGTCAGACAAAACTGATAG GCAGTTGGTGATCCAATATGTTAAACACCGTGCTGTTCTTGGTGCCAAATATCATCGCATAGATTGGGCATCCATTTCTGATCTTCCAGCTTCTCCAATCGCTTGTATGAGAAGAATGAATTTGTTGAATAGTAACATGAGATTTAGGAAAGCCGTGAATAAACTCTGTAGCATGCTCAGTGAACGATATGCAAAGCAACTGGAAAAGTCCCAGTACTCGTCATTAAACAATGATCGCAAACAGTTTGTGCGATCCCAGTCCTGTGAAGGTATCCTCAATAACTCTAGTCCTGATgctgaaattcaaattacaagTCTAAACAAAGAAGCTTGGGATGACTTTGAGAACAAAAATATCAAGATGGTCCTTGATGAGATTCTTCGCTGCAAGATGATGGCTAAGCTGGGTGCCTCCTCCCAAAAAGGTCAATTGCAATATGATGGGTGGTCAGATGCAAATGCGAATGCTGATGGATTT GAATctcaagaaaatgaagaaattacatCAGCTATTCCTTGTGATAATATTCAGAGTCATGGGAAGCCCCATACATTTTCTGCCCAAAGATCACGGCGGCGGCGGCTTGATAAAAATTTTACTAGGTTTCTGAATAATATGGTTAATGTTTATGGACAAGTAAATGAATCATTGGCTATTTCAAATGTTGTAGAGCTatttaaacttgtttttttaagcacCTCAACAGATCCTCAGGCACCCAAATTACTAGATGACATTCTTCGGCGATACTCACAGCATGATCTATTTGCTGCTTTTAACTAtcttaaagagaaaaaagttatg GTTGGGGGCACTGGCAATGAACGTTTTGAACTATCACAACAGTTCTTGCAgagtgtttccaagtcaccatTTCCATttaatactggaaagcaagctGTTAAATTTTCTGCATGGCTGGAGGAAAGAGGCAAAGACCTCACAGAAGTGGGCGCTAATCTTGCTGAAGATCTACAATGTGGGgacatttttcatttgtttgctTTAGTCTCATCGGGTGAACTTTCAATTTCTCCATTCCTACCAGATAATGGTGTTGGAGAGGCTGAAGACTTGAGAAGTGCAAAGCGTAAATCTGATACTACCGAGTCTTCATATAGTGATAAAGCCAAAAAGTCAAAATCCTTCTTTGGAGTAGAAGGTGAAATTATTTCTCGTCGGGAAAAAGGATTTCCTGGTATCATCATTTCTGCACACCGAACAACAATTTCAAGAgctgatattttaaatttgttcaaGGATAATGATAACTATGGCCAACCTTTTGAGGGAGATTTCCAATTAAACATTGGCCAAAGCAGTAATTATTCACTTCCTGACCATATCTTGGAAATCACTAAATCTTCTGACCCTGTACCTCTGGAAGAAAATCGTAGTGAATCACCCTGGGAAGCTATGGCAGGCTATGCACGACATTTGTTGTCAGAATATTCCAATAAAAAACATGCATATGCCATTTGTGCTGAGGTCTTCAGGGTTGTTTATGCTGCCATCCAAAAGGCTGGTGACCAAGGATTAAGCATGGGAGAAATTTCCCAGGTTATAAACTTGCCAG GAGCAGAGATAGATGTCTTGATTGTTGATGCTCTTCAAGCATTTGGGCAAGCCTTAAAG GTCAATGCTTATGATACTGTCCGTGTTGTTGATGTCTTATACCGTCACAAGTACTTTTTGACACCTATGTCTGATTTTCATCTTCATGTTGTACAACCTTCCTCAACAAAAACCATCGAGAAAAGTGATCATACATGTGAGCTTTATGAATCGGAGGAAAGGGATACTACTTCTGTTGATACTTCGAGAGAAAGAAACACCGCTATTGATAGCGTGCACACATTGACAATTCTCAATCTTCCACATGGGGATGTGGATCCTGAAAATCAAGCTTGTGATAGGAATGAAGGCTGTAAGCAAAACAGACTTGGTTTATCCAGAGTCAATCATAAGAAAGAAACTCTCGAATTTTCTTCTGGTGAATCATGTGTGCCAATATTGCCATGGGTCAATGGAGATGGGACCATCAACAACATTGTTTACAGGGGACTCAGACGTCGTGTTCTTGGAATAGTGATGCAAAACCCTGGGATATTGGAG GATGATATTCTACATCATATGCACGTGTTGAATCCACAg AACTGTAGAACTCTCTTGGAATTGATGGTTCTGGATAAACACCTAATTGTGAAGAAGATGCATCAAAATATGTTAGATGGGGGACCCTCCTTACTTCCGGAACTTATCGGAAGCAAATCCAGTCAACCGAAGTTGATATGCCGAGAGCATTTCTTCGCCAATCCCATGAGTACTTCCTTGTTGTAG